Proteins from one Sphingobium sp. Z007 genomic window:
- a CDS encoding recombinase family protein, whose amino-acid sequence MIYGYARVSTTGQDLAQQIAQLTDAGCVKIYREKISGANAERPQLKRAIGALDDGDVLMVTATDRLARNTRDLLNILHAVKEAGAGFRSLAEPMVDTTSQFAEV is encoded by the coding sequence ATGATCTACGGCTATGCGCGCGTCTCAACCACCGGCCAGGACTTGGCCCAGCAGATCGCCCAGCTCACCGATGCTGGGTGCGTGAAAATCTACCGCGAGAAGATTAGCGGAGCGAATGCCGAGCGTCCCCAGCTCAAGCGCGCGATCGGCGCACTAGATGATGGCGACGTGCTGATGGTGACGGCAACAGACCGCCTCGCCCGCAACACCCGCGATCTGTTGAATATCCTCCATGCAGTGAAGGAGGCCGGGGCTGGCTTCCGATCATTGGCCGAGCCGATGGTTGATACGACTTCCCAATTTGCAGAGGTA